In Asterias amurensis chromosome 4, ASM3211899v1, one genomic interval encodes:
- the LOC139935916 gene encoding methyltransferase-like protein 27 yields the protein MGDKIDEDKYKGTKPGWENCAKEDFRYLRQKVWEANKGNDEIRELYDDFAVHYKQAALKYGYVGHSNFADVVSDVIIDKTARILDAASGVGMVGEEMKKHGFINIDALDPSKPSIDQSKTLDVYTNFICETLDEHRTQIQDGFYDVVVMSGTLGVPGHATESCLPELIRITKPGGFIILTVTEKGLVVFKDKLDAAIEELTKKGLWEVLETRWIEYMKGEDCEKAMVPIIKVK from the exons ATGGGAGATAAAATTGACGAGGATAAGTATAAAGGGACAAAACCTGGATGGGAAAACTGTGCGAAAGAGGACTTCCGCTATTTGCGGCAAAAGGTTTGGGAAGCCAACAAAGGAAATGACGAGATTCGGGAGTTGTATGATGACTTTGCCGTTCATTACAAGCAG GCAGCGCTCAAATACGGTTACGTTGGTCACTCCAACTTTGCTGACGTAGTTTCTGACGTCATCATTGACAAGACAGCGCGGATCTTGGACGCTGCATCGGGAGTCGGAATGGTTGGAGAAGAG ATGAAGAAACATGGCTTTATTAACATCGATGCCTTGGATCCATCTAAGCCTTCAATTGACCAAAGTAAGACACTGGATGTCTACACCAACTTTATATGTGAAACTCTGGATGAACATCGGACCCAAATACAAGACG GTTTCTATGACGTTGTCGTAATGTCTGGAACGCTGGGAGTGCCAGGTCACGCGACGGAATCTTGTCTACCGGAGCTCATTAGAATAACTAAACCAG GTGGTTTCATCATACTTACTGTTACTGAAAAGGGACTGGTTGTTTTCAAAGACAAGTTGGACGCAGCCATAGAGGAACTGACTAAAAAGGGTTTGTGGGAAGTTCTTGAAACGCGCTGGATTGAGTACATGAAGGGCGAGGACTGCGAGAAAGCCATGGTGCCAATTATCAAGGTCAAATAG
- the LOC139935917 gene encoding endoplasmic reticulum membrane protein complex subunit 7-like, producing MIWTILIALTVWASPCFTEELEEGKLNDTFVVEGKVLVTGVKASDWIPHTRILVDGGQYVGFLRADGTFKVSGVPSGSYVVEVANPTYIFEPARVDITAKGKMRARKVNHVQSNAVVTVPYPMRFKSKQHASYFQKREEFRITDMLKNPMVLMMVLPLLFIAVLPKLINTQDPEIQKEMMNMNLMNPKTEMPDLSEMAARMFGGGNSAATKKKEKTTKTKKLK from the exons ATGATTTGGACTATTTTAATTGCGCTCACTGTGTGGGCTTCGCCTTGTTTCACGGAGGAACTCGAAGAGGGCAAGTTGAACGACACATTCGTTGTGGAAGGTAAAGTGTTGGTGACTGGCGTTAAAGCAAGCGACTGGATCCCACATACGAGGATACTGGTTGATGGCGGCCAGTATGTAGGATTTCTTAG agcCGATGGCACATTCAAGGTGAGTGGTGTTCCATCTGGATCTTATGTCGTTGAGGTTGCCAACCCAACATACATCTTTGAGCCGGCTAGAGTGGACATCACAGCCAAGGGCAAGATGCGAGCTCGGAAGGTCAACCATGTGCAGAGTAATGCAGTAGTCACTGTCCCATACCCGATGAGGTTCAAATCTAAACAACATGCTTCGTACTTTCAGAAACGTGAAGAATTCAGGATAACTGACATGCTTAAAAACCCAATG GTACTCATGATGGTTCTCCCACTTCTGTTTATTGCCGTTTTACCCAAACTCATAAATACACAGGATCCAGAGATTCAAAAG GAGATGATGAATATGAACTTGATGAATCCCAAAACTGAAATGCCAGATTTATCCGAAATGGCCGCCAGAATGTTTGGCGGAGGAAACTCAGCCGCTACGAAGAAAAAAGAGAAGACGACCAAGACTAAAAAGTTAAAGTAG